AGAGGTCTGGGTAAGAGGTATGGCAGCGTTGCTTCCCGGATAAAGCGTTACACCACTGGGGAATGTCCCTTGTACTCCTTTTGCCATGAAAAGTCCTATGCTGAGTGCTGACATATTGGATGTTGTACTTTTCGGTATGCCGTTTATATCAAGGTAAAGGGGTTTTGCTGCGAGGTTGAGGCCGCTCATATCCGCACCCAGATCTCCAGCCATGCCGCCAAGCAGATCATCGAGCAGTAATGAGTTGATTCCCATAGGAATATTCAATATACCTGACTTAAGTTTGAGTGTCGGTGCTACTTCTTCATCAATCCCTTCATTTCCTGAAAGTCCGTCAACAAGGTTGAATGGAAGTGATATTATGCCGGAAGTAAGCTTCATTATATCTGTGCTAAATGTCCCCTTGAAGGGAATAAGGTTATCGACTGTAAGTCCACTGAGTGACATGCCTCTGGCGCTCTGGAGAATGTCCTTGCCGACAAGCACCCCTAGTCCGTTCCTGATAAGCTGTGAAGACTTTGCAAATTCTTCTGTTCTGAAAACATATTTTGCCTTTGAAGCCTGTCCGTTCGGATGAATAGCCTGTATAAGCACCGGCATCAATCTGTCTGTATCAGATACAGGATATTTGCATATGTAAAGATTGCTTGCCGAATCATATGTTGTTTTAATCTGATTTCCGCCGCCGTCGCTTACCAGCACCTGATTAACTTTGTATTTTCCGCCTTCGACTCTGACGCCCAGTTTCACTTTCGAGCCGGCTTCGAAGGTTGCCCCGTCTTCAACAATCTGATAGCCGGCACCTGTCTCAGAATCTTTAAGAAGTGTTATGCTCGATGCATCGGCATAGGTTGTTGCAGCGACTGCAGTACCCGGAGTATCGTATGATTCGGTCTTTGTCGTTACATCTGATTCACTGCCGCCTCCTGAGCAGCCAGTCATGATAAGCAGAATCAGTGCAATCATGATTGAAGGAATCAAGTTAGCCAGTTTATTCATTGCAATCCCCCTTATTATAGATGTTATTTTTCTTTCTTACATTTTGAGCAATATATATGCCATTACTCTAAATGGTAATAAAAGCTAAAGCCCACTTGAATAAAACCAAAAAATCAGCAAGTTATATTGATTTAAACGGATTCCCTCAAAACTTGCATGACATTCAAACTATTTATTGCTTAATTTTAAGTGAAAAAAAATTCTTTGCAAGAGAAATATTTTGCCTCGAGTTGTGATGAAAATGCAAATCTATATATTGACAGGGCTAATCCAGAGTTTGACCGGGCCATGGCGCTTATGATAATAATCTCAGGTGGAAGCGGCCGGGTCCTGGTGGGTCCCCCGGACTTCAAATCCGGTGTGCTGGCCGTCGAGGTTGGCTGGTGGGTTCGATTCCCATGCGCTTCCGCCATAAAACAATTATTCTTCCTCTAAACAAAATAAATTATTCAATTAGATGAATAATTTTTTTGAACTGGAAAACGATATCATTTATATTAATAATAATATTCGTAAGCAGCATTTAAGGAAGATTATATTTTTGCTGATTTATTGGCTTGATCTGATAGGAATTGTATTTTTATAAATTCTTTCTGCAGTTTATATCATGAAAATAAACAGGGAAAGAAACGTTAAAAAATTGTAAAAAATTTGTTGATATCTTGAGGAGGTATGAAATGAAAAAGGTTATAATAATTCGAAAGAACCTGTTCTACATAATACTAACACCTTTAATTTATTTGACCTTAGCTACGACTGTTTCAGCTGTAGAGTTACCCGGTACAATACAGGGAGAATATTCAGTAGATAGCTATGGTGCTTCTGCTTATGATATCGACATTAAAGTTCCTGAAGGTATCAATGGAATCAAGCCAAGCCTAGGGGTCTCATATAATAGTAGAACTGAAAACGGTTTGGTTGGGGTTGGCTGGTCTTTATCAGGCTTGCAGGCCATAACAAGAGGGCCTGCAACTATTATGAAAGATGGTTTCTTAAAATCGGTCAGTCTGGAAAACACAGATAGGTTTATGCTTAATGGAGATTTTCTTATTCTTCTAAGTTCGGACAGCAGTAATTATGGAAAAGATAATACTGTATACCGAACCGAGCAT
Above is a window of Desulfomonilia bacterium DNA encoding:
- a CDS encoding SpvB/TcaC N-terminal domain-containing protein, producing the protein MKKVIIIRKNLFYIILTPLIYLTLATTVSAVELPGTIQGEYSVDSYGASAYDIDIKVPEGINGIKPSLGVSYNSRTENGLVGVGWSLSGLQAITRGPATIMKDGFLKSVSLENTDRFMLNGDFLILLSSDSSNYGKDNTVYRTEHDDFTKVVAYGQSGNGPKYFLVFTKSGLIMRFGGTEMTFPQLLSHL